Part of the Ochrobactrum sp. Marseille-Q0166 genome is shown below.
TAAAAACAACATCTTCAGCAGAGAAATCCGCACCGTCGTGGAATTTGACATCCTTACGCAGTTTAAAGACCCAAGTGGTCGGGTCACCCTCTTTCAAGCTCCATTCAGTCGCCAGGCGCGGCACCAGCTTGCCTTCGGCATCACGCCATAGAAGGCTTTCGTAAATATGGTTGAGGATCGCATGTGTGACGCCGTCATTCTGTGCATGAGGATCCAGCGTTAAGGCATCGGCAGCTCTGGTCCAGCGCAACGTGTCGGCGTTACTAAACTGCGTGGAGGAAGCAATAATCAGTGTAGCCGACAAAAGGCTTAGTATAGTTGATCGCAATTAGAGACCCTCTCATCCATGAAAAACTAGTTAGAGTTTTTCACAGGAAAGGGACTTGACGCACGCATCAATTAACTAAAATTTTCTACATGATAAAAATATTCTTCTTATAATTTCCTGTATATGCTCTCCCCACAATCTCACAGCCCTCAAGACTATCTTTATTCGCTCCACTGCAAAACAGCCGCATTATGTAATGGGTAAATTCTAACTATGTTTACACCGCCACCGATGGGCAACCCAGATTGATCGGATGGAACCCACTCTTCTCTGCTCGATACACTTAATCAGTGCACCGCAGCATACATAATGTCTTTCTCAGTGACTGTAAGGGGTGAGAATTCTTCGACAATGCGTCCCTGACGACAAACCAGAATACGATCTGACAGGGCCAGAATTTCCGGCAAATAAGATGAGATTACGATAACAGCCAGTCCCTGATCTGCGAGACCTTCAATCAGACTGTGAATTTCCGCAATCGCGCCCACATCAACGCCTCGCGTCGGCTCATCGAAGATAATGAGTTTGGGCTTCTGCACAAGCGCCTTGCTGATGACAACCTTTTGCTGATTGCCGCCTGAAAGTTCAATAACCTGTGCCTTTGAATCAATACTTCTGATGGCGAGCTTACTTCGCCATGCGTCGGCAAGCGCCCTCATTTCCTTATAGCTGACAACAGGCAGCCGCTCCAAACCAGCAGCGAGAAGTCCGGCATAAAGGTTTTCAGCGATGGACATGGTCTCAAAGAAACCGTCAATTTTACGGTCTTCGGTGACATAAACAATCCCGTCCCGCACGGCCTCGCGCGGCGTTGTGTAGCGCACGGGCTGTCCGCGATATTCAATAGTTCCGCCACGCAGAAAATTGCGTTTGAAAACTCCGGCGATGATCTTGGCCGTCTCTGTTCTGCCAGAACCAACAAGCCCAAAAATACCGGTCGCCTGCCCCTCGAAAACTGAGAACGATGTATTGCGCACCATCGCTCCCATAGACACATCTTCGACAGAAAGGATGCGTGGACCAGCAGAACGAATAGCTCTGCGGGGCTGGGAACCCTCGACAGAAGCACGGCCGATCATCGCCTCAACGATCTTCGCCTGATCCAGATGAGCCGTTTTTTCTGTCATCACCTTTTCACCGTCACGCATGATAGTGATGCGGTCTGATATAAGCAGAGCTTCTTCGAGAGCATGACTGATGAAAACGATGGTTACGCCGCGTTTTTTCAATCGCCGGACAAGTGCGAAGAAGTGTTTTCGCTCTTCAGGTGTCAAGGTCGCCGTTGGTTCATCAAAAATGATGATCCTGGCATTCAGCCGCACTGCGCGCGCAATCTCCACCATCTGACGCTTTGCAGCACCAAGCGTAGAAACATTGGCCGTGGGATCAACAGTAAAATTGAGCGATTGTAAGAATTGCTGTGCAGCAATGGTGATACCGCGCAAACGGTTGAATGCTTTCTCGTCACCGAGATAGAGATTTTGGGCAACAGTCATCGAGGGCACAAGGCTCGTTTCCTGAAACACCATAGCGATACCATGTTGCAAGGCATCAGCCGGGCCTGAAAACTGTATTTCCTTTCCATTCAGAACAAGCTTGCCTGAACTCGGCTCCACAACACCGGCAAGCAGTTTGCTCAGCGTAGACTTTCCGGCTCCATTTTCACCCAGCAGTGCATGCACCTCACCCGGGTGAAGGTCGAAATCAACCGCATTCACGGCGACATTCCCGTGATATGACTTCGTAATCGCTTTGGTTTCCAGCAGAACTGTCATTGTCCATCACCTTTACCAAGTTCGATAATCAGATCAGCTCCCTTCACGGTTGCAAGCACCGACGAGCCGGTATCCAGTATCGACGTTAATCCGTGACGGTTTCCGTCAGAGCGACTATGGAAACTTTCCTCGGGCAGGCACTGACTGTCGAGTCGGACCGCCAGACCGTATGAACGCGATGGCGCCCAGGGTTTGTGCACCCCCATCGTGCGCACCGATCCGCATTGCAATGGCGCAAGAAAGTCGGAGCCAGAAGACAGTGCGGGCGCAATCCAGTATTCGCGCTCAATTGTTGCAAGCATATCGTGACGAAAAGTCTTTTCCTGCAATACAAACTCGATCAGGCGATTTCTGGGTGCAAAGACAGATAGCCAGAAACCACCATTGCGCGCAGGGGACAGTCTGCCCGGATAACCCGGAATTCTGGTCAGAACCGGCATTATACCCTTTGTGGCATCTATGCGAATAATGCGGTGTGCAAAAGCCTCACTAAAGTAAATCGAGCCATCACGGTCAACCTGAACACCCGATGGCCATGCAAGCCTCTCAGCCAGAAGAGTTGCTTTTCCGGAAGCAATATCAAGCGACCAAACAGACCCGGTCGCCTGTTTGTTCATGAGTGCGACAACCCAGTCAGACGGCGCATATGTGGCAGAACCCACTGTCACAACGATGGTCGTTGCGTCGATTACTGATACAGCCGTTGGACAACGAAGGACGTTGGAACCAAGACGGTCGAAGGACTTACCGTCATGTGTGCCACCGTGCACAAGCAGTTTTCCGTTATCGAGCGCGACAATCAGAGCGTCATCGGAAAGCGCCGCCAGCGCGGAAATATCGGCATCGTAGTCGGCAATCTTCTCCGTTGTCGCGCCAGTGATTTTGAACACTGAAGCACCGGACGAAAAGACAGGCTTGCCCGACCAAAGAACGAGATTATCTGGCACTTCATGCGCATGAAGGACCGGGGCATCATCCAGCGCA
Proteins encoded:
- a CDS encoding sugar ABC transporter ATP-binding protein, which gives rise to MTVLLETKAITKSYHGNVAVNAVDFDLHPGEVHALLGENGAGKSTLSKLLAGVVEPSSGKLVLNGKEIQFSGPADALQHGIAMVFQETSLVPSMTVAQNLYLGDEKAFNRLRGITIAAQQFLQSLNFTVDPTANVSTLGAAKRQMVEIARAVRLNARIIIFDEPTATLTPEERKHFFALVRRLKKRGVTIVFISHALEEALLISDRITIMRDGEKVMTEKTAHLDQAKIVEAMIGRASVEGSQPRRAIRSAGPRILSVEDVSMGAMVRNTSFSVFEGQATGIFGLVGSGRTETAKIIAGVFKRNFLRGGTIEYRGQPVRYTTPREAVRDGIVYVTEDRKIDGFFETMSIAENLYAGLLAAGLERLPVVSYKEMRALADAWRSKLAIRSIDSKAQVIELSGGNQQKVVISKALVQKPKLIIFDEPTRGVDVGAIAEIHSLIEGLADQGLAVIVISSYLPEILALSDRILVCRQGRIVEEFSPLTVTEKDIMYAAVH